One genomic region from Hoeflea algicola encodes:
- a CDS encoding glutathione S-transferase N-terminal domain-containing protein, whose product MKLFYSPASPFVRKISVLAIELDLVARIERIPVDVWEPETPYVGINPLGKVPAFVTDDGSVIYDSPVICEYLNSLAAGHLFPAPGAGRWTVLCNQALADGVCDAAVLRLHESRRDDSKRSDEWIARQRGVIARSLDLLEHNETRLEGDIDIGKISVGVMLGYLDFRFGGDQWRNGRPALSRWYETFSARESMTATLPPHLRR is encoded by the coding sequence ATGAAGCTATTCTATTCACCCGCCAGTCCATTCGTCCGCAAGATTTCTGTTCTCGCCATCGAGCTGGACCTCGTGGCGAGAATTGAACGGATCCCGGTCGATGTATGGGAGCCCGAGACACCGTATGTCGGCATCAATCCGCTGGGAAAAGTGCCCGCATTCGTCACCGACGACGGCTCGGTGATCTACGACTCCCCGGTCATTTGCGAATATCTCAATTCGCTGGCTGCGGGCCATCTGTTTCCAGCCCCTGGAGCAGGCAGATGGACCGTGCTTTGCAATCAAGCTCTGGCGGACGGCGTCTGTGACGCCGCCGTTCTCCGGCTCCACGAATCCCGGCGCGACGACAGCAAGCGATCTGACGAGTGGATCGCGCGGCAGCGGGGCGTAATTGCCCGTAGTCTCGATCTCCTTGAGCACAACGAAACTCGGCTGGAAGGCGATATCGACATCGGCAAGATTTCAGTTGGCGTCATGCTCGGCTATCTGGACTTCCGGTTTGGTGGCGATCAATGGCGAAACGGAAGACCGGCGCTCTCCCGGTGGTACGAGACATTCTCGGCCAGAGAGTCGATGACTGCAACGCTCCCCCCACACCTGAGGCGGTAA
- a CDS encoding bifunctional allantoicase/(S)-ureidoglycine aminohydrolase, with amino-acid sequence MTKCSNPDRSYYAPHGGLPAQTELMTGRAVFTEAYAVIPKGVMSDIVTSYLPSWDDTRLWIIARPMSGFAETFSHYIMEVAPGGGSHAPEPDASAQAVLFAVEGEFTVFVDGASHTLAPGGYAYLPAGCNWTTVNNGAAHARFHWIRKAYEAVDGIAKPDPLFLNETDIAPTVMPDTNGTWATTRFVDPTDLRHDMHVTIVTFEPGGLIPFEETHVMEHGLYVLEGKAVYKLNRDWVEVEAGDYMWLRAFCPQACYAGGPGRFRYLLYKDVNRHANLRGYGR; translated from the coding sequence ATGACAAAGTGTTCCAACCCGGATCGATCCTATTACGCACCCCATGGCGGATTGCCCGCCCAGACCGAACTGATGACCGGCCGGGCGGTGTTTACCGAGGCCTATGCCGTCATTCCGAAGGGCGTGATGAGCGACATTGTCACATCCTACCTGCCCAGCTGGGATGATACGCGGCTCTGGATTATTGCCCGGCCAATGTCGGGATTTGCCGAGACATTTTCCCACTACATCATGGAGGTGGCCCCCGGTGGCGGCTCCCACGCGCCAGAGCCCGACGCATCGGCGCAAGCGGTGCTTTTTGCCGTGGAAGGTGAATTCACCGTGTTTGTGGATGGCGCCTCGCACACATTGGCGCCAGGCGGCTACGCCTACCTCCCCGCCGGCTGCAACTGGACGACGGTCAATAATGGCGCCGCCCATGCGCGCTTCCACTGGATCCGCAAGGCTTATGAAGCCGTTGACGGCATCGCCAAACCCGACCCGCTGTTTCTCAATGAGACCGACATCGCCCCCACCGTCATGCCCGACACCAATGGCACCTGGGCCACAACCCGCTTTGTCGACCCGACCGACCTGCGCCATGACATGCATGTCACCATCGTCACCTTCGAGCCCGGCGGGCTGATTCCGTTTGAGGAGACCCACGTGATGGAGCACGGGCTTTATGTGCTGGAGGGCAAGGCGGTCTACAAGCTCAACCGTGACTGGGTCGAGGTCGAAGCCGGCGACTACATGTGGCTTCGCGCGTTCTGCCCTCAGGCCTGTTACGCCGGCGGCCCCGGCAGGTTCCGCTATCTTCTCTACAAGGATGTGAACCGACACGCCAATCTGCGCGGCTACGGGCGCTGA
- a CDS encoding extracellular solute-binding protein, protein MDDTRRYERLRERFQNGDISRRSFFGLLGAAGAAYGLQMPFARQAFAAGDVTQVRFDGWGGVVSEAFRKHAFDPYTAKTGIKVIDGTFPGGDEYLAQVRASKAGEYNIAHLSGVFDYARYHSFDLTSELNIDNIPNMANVMPALMNAFKSITPDSLSAAPYDYGTTGLAYNRKFISDDEMKEKGAKILIDAKHKGKIGGWSDWRTRMWYAALQTGQDPNDIKDVDAAWDAVRQHRDLALKYWASGAELMSLLSEEEIHVTEGWSGRIYALQEQGHDIGYYDPPNGFGWQECLFVLKGSPMAACEELLNFMLDRDTSIAVAEGQSYPPALDPTKVDLGDKIPKLPAFDATGTLSGLTFANPAYWNGNEAEWAKEFSRVQRGY, encoded by the coding sequence ATGGACGATACAAGACGCTATGAACGACTGCGCGAGCGGTTCCAGAATGGTGACATCAGCCGCCGCAGCTTCTTCGGCCTTCTTGGTGCTGCCGGCGCTGCCTACGGGTTGCAGATGCCTTTCGCACGTCAGGCCTTTGCTGCAGGCGATGTTACCCAGGTGCGGTTTGACGGCTGGGGCGGGGTCGTTTCCGAGGCATTCCGCAAGCATGCCTTTGATCCCTACACTGCCAAGACCGGCATCAAGGTGATTGACGGGACGTTCCCCGGCGGTGACGAATATCTTGCCCAGGTGCGCGCCAGCAAGGCGGGAGAATACAATATTGCCCATCTTTCGGGTGTTTTTGACTATGCCCGCTACCACAGCTTCGATCTGACCAGCGAACTCAATATCGACAACATCCCCAACATGGCCAATGTCATGCCGGCGCTGATGAATGCGTTCAAGTCGATCACGCCCGACAGCCTCAGCGCAGCCCCCTATGATTACGGCACCACCGGGCTGGCCTATAACCGCAAATTCATCAGTGACGACGAGATGAAAGAGAAGGGTGCCAAGATCCTGATCGACGCCAAGCACAAGGGCAAGATCGGCGGCTGGTCCGACTGGCGCACGCGGATGTGGTATGCTGCGTTGCAAACCGGCCAGGATCCCAACGACATCAAGGACGTCGACGCAGCCTGGGATGCTGTGCGTCAGCATCGCGATCTGGCGCTGAAATACTGGGCGTCGGGCGCCGAATTGATGAGCCTATTGTCCGAGGAAGAAATCCACGTGACCGAAGGTTGGTCGGGCCGGATTTACGCGCTGCAGGAGCAAGGCCACGACATCGGCTATTACGATCCGCCGAATGGTTTCGGCTGGCAGGAGTGCCTGTTCGTGCTCAAGGGCAGCCCGATGGCGGCCTGCGAGGAGTTGCTCAACTTCATGCTCGACAGGGACACCTCGATTGCCGTGGCCGAAGGCCAGAGCTATCCGCCGGCGCTCGATCCAACCAAGGTCGATCTCGGCGACAAGATTCCGAAACTGCCGGCCTTCGATGCCACCGGCACGCTGTCAGGTCTGACCTTTGCCAATCCGGCCTACTGGAATGGCAATGAGGCTGAATGGGCCAAGGAATTCTCCCGCGTCCAGCGCGGCTACTAA
- a CDS encoding LysR family transcriptional regulator — MNSLTPPERLARDLDWNLLRTFLVLADSRSVTDAAERLSLKQPTVSSALKRLEDRLGKRLINRKPGRFELTAAGRLLYDEAIDIHSAILRLGTVIRDVEDEITGHVRIVMASHVVSPLFDNTLNRFHGAHPRATLSIEAMASRSALTAVAARRASLAICLVMDRSPQLEYRRLFREYFGLFCGPSHPLFGREGITIADLAGHSSVSFITDQMDDALRPVAQMRAEAQLDSRIVGTSPNLEEVRRMIIAGLGIGPLPLHVVREDVERGRLWRLPPTKRRRRSTCMSSGTRMPSPTAPRQPFLPASSTRSTPRRWINASTAEPQAPGTLQRRRSCASAITRLGFSTTAAFS; from the coding sequence ATGAATAGCCTGACTCCACCGGAACGATTGGCCCGCGATCTCGACTGGAATTTGCTTCGGACATTCCTTGTCCTGGCCGATTCCCGTTCGGTCACCGATGCCGCCGAAAGATTGTCACTGAAGCAGCCGACCGTCTCGAGCGCGCTCAAGCGGCTCGAAGACCGGCTCGGCAAGCGGCTGATCAACCGCAAGCCGGGGCGCTTCGAACTCACAGCCGCCGGCCGGCTTCTTTATGATGAGGCAATCGACATCCACAGTGCCATCCTGCGCCTGGGCACCGTCATCAGGGATGTAGAGGACGAGATCACCGGCCATGTCCGCATCGTCATGGCGAGCCACGTGGTCAGCCCGCTGTTCGATAACACGCTGAACCGGTTTCATGGTGCCCACCCGCGCGCGACCTTGTCGATAGAGGCCATGGCCAGCCGGAGCGCCTTGACCGCTGTCGCCGCCCGCCGCGCTTCACTGGCCATTTGCCTTGTCATGGACCGCAGCCCGCAACTGGAATACCGACGGCTGTTCCGCGAGTATTTCGGGTTGTTCTGTGGCCCGTCCCACCCGCTTTTTGGCCGCGAGGGGATTACCATCGCCGATCTGGCCGGTCATTCCTCGGTGAGTTTCATAACCGACCAGATGGATGATGCGTTGCGCCCGGTCGCGCAAATGCGCGCCGAAGCCCAGCTTGATTCCCGCATTGTCGGCACCTCCCCCAACCTCGAAGAAGTGCGGCGCATGATCATCGCCGGCCTCGGCATCGGCCCGCTGCCATTGCATGTGGTGCGCGAAGACGTGGAGCGGGGACGGCTATGGCGGTTGCCCCCTACGAAACGCCGCCGGCGATCGACGTGCATGTCGTCTGGAACCCGCATGCCAAGCCCAACCGCGCCGAGGCAGCCCTTCTTGCCGGCCTCATCAACCAGATCGACACCACGCCGATGGATCAACGCATCTACAGCTGAGCCCCAGGCACCGGGAACGCTCCAGCGTCGCCGATCTTGTGCCTCGGCGATCACTCGCCTTGGCTTCAGCACGACCGCCGCGTTTTCATAG
- a CDS encoding ABC transporter ATP-binding protein — translation MSAVSLTQIVKRFGNFTAVHEMSLDIAEGSFVTLLGPSGCGKTTTLRMIAGLLDPSEGEISIKGRRVNDVPIHKRNLGLVFQNYALFPHKTVAENVAFGLNYRNVSKPDAQRKVAEALDLVQLPDLGARYPKELSGGQQQRIALARAIVIEPDVLLLDEPLSALDANLREDMRVELKRIQQRIGVTTVFVTHDQTEALAMSDQIIVMSKGRVEQVGAPEVVYNTPATEFVAQFLGASNLLSASCTDVSGSEINLELPDFPRFSIPKQRAPQIAAPGPVRLVIRAEKLHLMPAGSSTEGDLTVKATVENVDYQGQSARYFLRVGDHQLQAVNMIDEHPFATGAEVLLRFRAKDCAALPVENET, via the coding sequence GTGAGCGCCGTTTCCCTGACCCAGATCGTCAAGCGTTTTGGTAATTTTACCGCTGTGCACGAGATGTCGCTGGACATCGCCGAAGGCAGTTTCGTTACGCTGCTGGGACCATCCGGCTGCGGAAAAACCACCACCTTGCGGATGATCGCCGGCCTGCTCGATCCGAGCGAGGGCGAGATTTCCATCAAGGGCAGGCGCGTCAACGATGTGCCGATTCATAAGCGCAATCTGGGGTTGGTGTTCCAGAATTACGCGCTGTTTCCGCACAAGACGGTGGCGGAAAATGTTGCCTTCGGACTCAATTACCGCAATGTCAGCAAGCCCGATGCCCAACGCAAGGTGGCCGAGGCGCTGGATCTGGTGCAATTGCCTGATCTCGGTGCGCGCTACCCGAAGGAACTCTCCGGCGGCCAGCAACAGCGAATCGCACTGGCACGCGCCATCGTCATCGAGCCGGACGTGCTCTTGCTTGATGAACCGCTGTCGGCGCTTGATGCCAATTTGCGCGAAGACATGCGGGTTGAACTCAAGCGCATCCAGCAACGTATTGGCGTGACCACTGTGTTTGTCACCCATGACCAGACCGAAGCACTGGCGATGTCGGATCAGATCATCGTCATGTCGAAGGGCCGGGTCGAACAGGTTGGTGCGCCGGAAGTTGTCTACAACACGCCGGCGACCGAATTTGTCGCCCAGTTTCTTGGTGCATCCAATCTGCTGTCGGCAAGCTGCACCGATGTTTCAGGGAGCGAAATCAACCTGGAGCTGCCGGATTTCCCGCGTTTCTCGATCCCAAAACAACGCGCCCCGCAAATTGCCGCGCCGGGTCCGGTCAGGCTGGTGATCCGGGCTGAAAAGTTGCACCTGATGCCGGCTGGCAGTTCGACAGAAGGAGACCTGACGGTCAAGGCCACAGTCGAGAATGTTGATTACCAGGGACAGTCAGCGCGCTATTTCCTGCGGGTCGGCGATCATCAACTGCAGGCCGTCAACATGATTGATGAACACCCCTTTGCCACCGGCGCCGAGGTGCTGTTGCGGTTTCGGGCGAAGGATTGCGCTGCGTTGCCGGTGGAGAATGAAACGTGA
- a CDS encoding fumarylacetoacetate hydrolase family protein, whose product MNNLDQNGTYLGRIWTAEAAGPSVVTIRAGRVFDVTSKQVPLVRDICEMDDPAGYVSNAPGRDVGGLEQLLSAPTGNTHLLAPCDLQAVKACGVTFARSMVERVIEERAAGDPDKAEAIRNRVASAIGDSLRNIVPGSPEASKVKQTLIAEGLWSQYLEVGIGPDAEVFSKAQTLSSVGYGAEIGLHPSSSWNNPEPEVVLAVSSRGKIVGAGLGNDVNLRDIEGRSALLLSKAKDNNGSCSIGPFIRLFDEGFKLDDVRVAELALTVEGTDGFVLRGHSSMSEISRDPEDLVAQTIGRHHQYPDGLMLFLGTLFAPTEDRDTPGAGFTHKIGDVVTIASEGLGELRNTVALSTDCPEWNFGVRALMTNLSARGLL is encoded by the coding sequence ATGAACAATCTCGATCAAAATGGCACCTATCTGGGCCGCATCTGGACTGCCGAGGCGGCCGGTCCGTCGGTGGTCACAATCCGTGCGGGGCGCGTTTTCGATGTCACGTCAAAACAGGTGCCACTGGTGCGCGACATCTGCGAAATGGATGACCCTGCCGGATATGTCAGCAATGCGCCTGGCCGGGACGTCGGTGGACTTGAGCAGCTGTTATCGGCGCCGACGGGGAATACCCACCTGCTGGCGCCCTGCGATCTGCAGGCCGTCAAGGCTTGCGGAGTAACCTTCGCTCGCTCGATGGTCGAGCGGGTGATCGAGGAGCGTGCCGCCGGTGATCCCGACAAGGCCGAGGCCATTCGCAACCGCGTCGCATCGGCCATCGGTGACAGCTTGCGCAACATTGTTCCGGGGTCGCCAGAGGCGAGCAAGGTCAAGCAGACGCTGATCGCCGAAGGGCTCTGGAGCCAATATCTGGAGGTCGGGATCGGTCCCGATGCGGAGGTGTTTTCGAAAGCCCAAACGCTGTCATCGGTGGGCTATGGCGCCGAGATCGGACTGCACCCGTCGTCAAGCTGGAACAATCCCGAGCCGGAAGTGGTGCTTGCGGTCTCGTCTCGCGGCAAAATCGTCGGCGCTGGGTTGGGCAATGATGTCAATCTGCGTGACATCGAGGGCCGCTCAGCGCTGCTGTTGTCGAAGGCCAAGGATAATAACGGCTCCTGTTCGATCGGGCCTTTTATTCGCCTGTTCGATGAAGGTTTTAAGCTTGATGACGTGCGCGTCGCGGAACTTGCGCTCACTGTCGAGGGGACCGACGGCTTTGTGCTGCGCGGGCATTCCTCAATGTCGGAGATCAGCCGGGACCCTGAAGATCTCGTCGCACAGACCATCGGCCGGCATCACCAGTATCCGGACGGGCTGATGCTGTTTCTGGGAACCCTGTTTGCACCGACCGAAGATCGCGACACGCCGGGCGCCGGGTTCACCCACAAGATCGGTGATGTGGTCACCATCGCATCTGAAGGGCTGGGTGAGTTGCGAAATACCGTTGCGCTCAGCACCGATTGCCCGGAATGGAATTTTGGCGTGCGGGCGCTGATGACGAATTTGAGCGCCAGAGGTCTGCTATGA
- a CDS encoding ABC transporter permease, producing the protein MSIEQREARQPWILLTPALTAVGLLLIVPLMFIVVYSFWLKSAAGADTSGLFLDNWKEALTDRFYRDILLNTLKISAITTLACAVLGYPAAYFIARSRGNKLILLVLLMLPFWISYIIRTMSWINILGISGALNSALVWLGLISEPVQMLYNETTVILGLVHFLLPFMVLNIYVSLDGIDTNLEDAALSLGATRWQGFLQVTLPLSMPGLAAGGLLCFVLSAGTYITPVILGGPRDAMFANLVYEAIIKQLNWPLGSALSLLLLVVLGVLVLIYNRYLGMAQLAKGLG; encoded by the coding sequence ATGAGCATCGAACAACGCGAGGCACGGCAGCCGTGGATCTTGCTGACGCCGGCACTGACGGCGGTCGGGCTTTTGCTGATCGTGCCGTTGATGTTTATCGTGGTCTATTCGTTCTGGCTCAAGAGCGCGGCGGGCGCCGATACGTCGGGCCTGTTTCTCGACAACTGGAAAGAGGCGCTGACCGACCGGTTTTACCGAGACATCCTGCTCAATACGCTCAAGATTTCCGCCATTACCACGCTCGCCTGTGCGGTGCTTGGCTATCCGGCAGCCTATTTCATCGCCCGTTCGAGAGGCAACAAGTTGATCCTCTTGGTGTTGCTGATGCTGCCGTTCTGGATCAGCTACATCATCCGCACGATGAGCTGGATCAATATTCTCGGTATCTCCGGGGCGCTCAATTCGGCGCTTGTGTGGCTTGGTCTGATCAGCGAGCCGGTACAGATGCTCTACAACGAGACCACGGTGATCCTCGGGCTGGTGCATTTTCTGCTGCCGTTCATGGTGCTCAATATTTATGTCAGCCTCGATGGTATCGACACCAATCTCGAGGACGCGGCCTTATCGCTCGGGGCAACCCGCTGGCAGGGGTTCCTGCAGGTGACACTGCCCTTGTCGATGCCGGGACTGGCCGCCGGTGGGCTGTTGTGTTTCGTGCTGTCTGCCGGCACCTACATCACGCCGGTGATCCTCGGCGGGCCGCGCGACGCGATGTTTGCCAACCTGGTTTATGAGGCGATCATCAAGCAGCTCAACTGGCCGCTCGGTTCGGCGCTGTCGCTGCTGCTGTTGGTCGTGCTTGGCGTGCTGGTTCTCATCTACAACCGCTATCTCGGCATGGCGCAACTGGCGAAGGGGCTTGGCTGA
- a CDS encoding ABC transporter permease, which produces MGWRLIRIYTILVYLFMFLPIAVVVLLSFNANQFGSFPMTGLSTRWFEALWNNDAIMRAFRTSITLGLMTAVISTVLGVLASLALVRYKIPGRNLITTLLIAPILVPEVVLAVALLLFLNFLNIGKSFTLLLLGHVIFTLPFVILVVQARLVSIRRDVEEAALSLGASPMQTFFSVTLPLLMPAVAAGGLFAFTISFDDITGTLFWKPGGIETVPTQIFSMLRNSISPEINALGTVIIVLTVGLPLIGAAIARRLATKSGG; this is translated from the coding sequence ATGGGCTGGCGTCTGATCCGCATCTACACGATCCTGGTCTATCTGTTCATGTTCCTGCCGATCGCGGTAGTGGTGCTGCTGTCGTTTAACGCCAACCAGTTCGGCAGCTTTCCCATGACCGGCCTGTCGACCCGCTGGTTTGAAGCCTTGTGGAACAATGATGCGATCATGCGGGCGTTTCGCACCTCGATCACACTGGGGCTGATGACAGCCGTCATCTCCACCGTGCTCGGTGTGCTCGCAAGCCTGGCGCTGGTGCGCTACAAAATACCGGGCCGCAATCTGATCACCACCTTGCTGATCGCGCCTATCCTTGTGCCCGAAGTGGTGCTGGCGGTGGCGCTGCTGCTGTTTTTGAACTTCCTCAATATTGGCAAGAGCTTCACGCTGCTGCTGCTGGGGCATGTCATCTTCACGCTGCCCTTCGTCATTCTGGTGGTGCAGGCGCGGCTGGTCAGCATCCGGCGCGATGTCGAGGAAGCTGCGCTCAGCCTTGGCGCCTCGCCAATGCAGACGTTCTTTTCGGTCACATTGCCGTTGCTGATGCCGGCAGTCGCTGCCGGCGGACTGTTTGCCTTCACCATCAGCTTTGACGACATCACCGGAACCCTGTTCTGGAAGCCGGGCGGCATCGAAACAGTGCCGACGCAGATTTTCTCGATGCTTCGCAATTCGATCTCTCCGGAGATCAACGCTCTTGGCACGGTCATCATCGTGCTGACCGTGGGGCTGCCGCTGATTGGAGCGGCGATCGCCCGAAGACTTGCAACAAAAAGCGGCGGATAA
- the tcuA gene encoding FAD-dependent tricarballylate dehydrogenase TcuA, translating into MPNWDVVVVGAGNAAFSAALSAQENGASVLMLERAPKDEDGGNSRFTAGAIRFAYRGLDDLRAVMPDLSADEIATTDFGSYDESQFFDDMFRVTNFRTDPDLCETLVTKSFETMRWFQELGIRFVPIYGRQAFKSNGRFKFWGGLTVEAWGGGPGLVDRQTEIAGKRGIEIRYATRAVSLIYDGDAVRGVRVKHNGAYEDIHAKSVVLACGGFQSNTEWRSRYLGAGWELAKVRGTRFNTGDGIRMAIDIGASTSGNWSGCHAVGWDFNAPEFGDLAVGDGFQKHSYPFGIMVNAKGERFVDEGLDFRNYTYAKYGRAILEQPGQLAWQIFDSKVVHLLRDEYRTRNVTKVTANTLEELCAKLEGVDQANALKEINKYNESVDTVTKFDANIKDGKSTSGLPVNKTNWANRIDEGPFEAYQVGCGITFTFGGLRVDPKNMQVMDTDLNPIPGLYTAGEMMGGLFFFNYPGGTGLMSGAVFGRLAGHSAAKPGE; encoded by the coding sequence TTGCCAAACTGGGATGTGGTTGTTGTAGGTGCGGGTAATGCGGCGTTTTCTGCCGCGCTATCTGCCCAGGAAAATGGGGCGTCGGTGCTTATGCTGGAACGGGCGCCAAAAGATGAAGATGGTGGAAATTCGCGGTTCACGGCCGGGGCAATCAGATTTGCCTATCGTGGGCTGGATGATCTTCGCGCCGTCATGCCAGATCTTTCAGCGGATGAAATCGCCACCACCGACTTCGGCAGCTATGATGAATCCCAGTTTTTCGACGACATGTTTCGCGTCACGAATTTCCGGACAGACCCGGATTTGTGCGAAACTCTCGTGACAAAATCATTCGAGACAATGCGCTGGTTCCAGGAACTGGGCATTCGATTTGTGCCTATCTATGGACGCCAAGCCTTCAAATCCAACGGCCGGTTCAAGTTCTGGGGCGGGTTGACCGTTGAAGCCTGGGGCGGCGGCCCGGGTCTGGTTGACCGCCAGACTGAAATCGCCGGCAAAAGAGGCATTGAAATTCGCTATGCAACGCGCGCGGTTTCGCTGATTTACGATGGTGATGCCGTTCGCGGCGTGCGGGTCAAACACAATGGCGCCTACGAAGACATCCACGCAAAAAGCGTGGTGCTGGCCTGCGGTGGGTTTCAATCCAATACCGAATGGCGATCGCGCTATCTCGGGGCCGGGTGGGAACTGGCAAAGGTCCGTGGCACCCGGTTCAACACCGGCGACGGAATTCGCATGGCGATCGATATCGGCGCTTCCACATCCGGCAACTGGTCAGGCTGTCACGCCGTCGGCTGGGACTTCAATGCCCCCGAATTCGGTGATCTCGCCGTCGGCGACGGATTTCAGAAGCACTCCTACCCCTTCGGAATCATGGTCAACGCCAAGGGCGAGCGGTTCGTGGATGAAGGGCTGGATTTCCGCAATTACACCTATGCCAAATACGGCCGCGCCATTCTGGAGCAACCGGGACAATTGGCCTGGCAGATTTTCGACAGCAAGGTGGTTCACCTGCTGCGCGACGAGTACAGAACCCGGAATGTGACGAAGGTGACCGCCAATACCCTCGAGGAATTGTGTGCTAAACTGGAAGGCGTTGATCAAGCCAATGCTTTGAAGGAAATCAATAAATACAATGAATCGGTGGATACCGTCACCAAGTTTGATGCAAACATCAAGGACGGGAAATCCACATCCGGGTTGCCGGTCAACAAGACCAACTGGGCCAATAGAATCGACGAGGGGCCGTTTGAGGCCTATCAGGTTGGCTGCGGCATTACATTTACCTTCGGTGGCCTGCGGGTCGATCCGAAAAACATGCAGGTGATGGATACGGACCTCAACCCGATCCCTGGCCTGTATACCGCCGGGGAAATGATGGGCGGGCTGTTCTTCTTCAATTACCCTGGTGGAACCGGATTGATGTCAGGCGCGGTGTTCGGACGCCTGGCGGGGCATTCGGCGGCAAAACCCGGCGAATGA
- a CDS encoding NAD-dependent epimerase/dehydratase family protein, which produces MKVLVTGGAGFIGSAVARTLASRGDQVLAVDIGPPSRRLDAGLAASAKLEFATGDLTEWAQIAQLIKAFSPDAIVHCAAIVGVLNSVSAPFATMRVNVEGSLNLIEAMRLFDIRRMVHISTEEIYGPFDSDMINEDHPARPVKPYGISKYAVEQLARDYVRTYGLDIQHVRTCWVYGPGLPRPRVPKILIDAIIEKRSLHMNGGGDFRVDHIYVDDCVDGILKVLDHQDHRHDAYNIATGIAPSIGEIVATLKTLEPSADISIAEGDYEFTKGVSPVKKGALDISRARQELGYAPRFTLKAGLGAYLDWRRSNPV; this is translated from the coding sequence TTGAAAGTACTTGTAACGGGTGGCGCGGGCTTCATCGGGAGCGCGGTAGCGCGTACACTGGCGTCTCGTGGGGATCAGGTTCTCGCCGTCGACATCGGCCCGCCGTCCAGGCGACTGGACGCGGGGCTTGCCGCATCAGCGAAACTGGAGTTTGCGACGGGTGATCTGACCGAATGGGCACAGATCGCTCAACTCATCAAGGCATTCTCGCCTGATGCGATTGTCCACTGCGCGGCGATCGTCGGTGTGCTGAATTCCGTCTCGGCGCCGTTCGCAACGATGCGGGTCAACGTCGAAGGGTCGCTTAATTTGATCGAAGCCATGCGCCTGTTTGATATTCGACGCATGGTGCATATCTCAACCGAGGAGATTTACGGTCCCTTCGACAGTGACATGATCAACGAAGATCATCCGGCTCGCCCGGTAAAGCCCTACGGAATTTCGAAATATGCGGTAGAACAACTGGCCCGGGACTATGTCCGCACCTATGGGCTCGATATCCAGCATGTTCGTACATGCTGGGTTTACGGTCCCGGTCTGCCGCGACCGCGGGTTCCGAAAATCCTGATCGATGCGATTATCGAAAAGCGTTCGCTCCACATGAATGGTGGCGGCGATTTCCGGGTCGATCATATATATGTTGATGATTGCGTCGACGGAATCCTCAAGGTGCTTGATCACCAGGATCATCGCCATGATGCCTATAACATTGCCACGGGCATAGCGCCGTCAATTGGCGAGATCGTCGCCACCCTCAAAACCCTGGAGCCGAGCGCCGACATATCAATTGCTGAGGGCGATTATGAATTCACCAAAGGTGTGTCCCCGGTAAAAAAAGGCGCGCTGGACATTAGCCGCGCTCGCCAGGAACTTGGCTACGCACCACGCTTCACGCTGAAGGCAGGGCTGGGTGCCTACCTGGACTGGAGACGGTCGAACCCGGTATGA